In the genome of Trueperaceae bacterium, one region contains:
- a CDS encoding translocation/assembly module TamB domain-containing protein has product SAGRLGGEIALPAATPAGALLARVSAAGTLAAPVATVTLAGAAAGKVVATPTEGVDARLSVPAPGLVAAVPALAALGGALEQPLSVHATLAPTGVWTAEASASLEAGATTGGLLVELSGTGLDYSGRAVVEGGGAPLAAAELTGTGAALRGSLDLGEVDWPAVGAALGTDLQVTGGGLLTFATDPPSAGLTLDLTADVAGNELRLRGTAPDDLHLALAGPAGQLEGLLAWRAAAPGAAAGAAGPQARLVGTYGAVPVEVVVEAVDEAVDVATGAPDAPPGDGGGGPGAPGGTAGGVAGAATDGAAGGATGTAIGAATGGLGLRARYGAATLTARLLPTPETPGPRALTAHLDAPPGSLVAYGVAADAALALDGTDLSITALTGSVTGLLPDGAPLTLTAAGPVTGPAGTALAGTIATPAVTDAAGFELSAAAATVRWRGATLGCATDLSACDLRGTANADDLAALLAPFPTAAGAVDALAPTVTADLAWSVGGGFTGTLAAAARADVPALGEPVTLTLAARGEGRLAVHATATQPGAAAARPGAPADDALATLDLTLAADPRTDPGLSGSAALRLAAADVALLEQLGLSAHLTPAGVEPTTLTADLSVAGTLGAPTLRGTATLGGPLAASGPLSYGAAVGGAPRASLELTGPALDLALTLTGGPTVAWEADAKVTGLDLGPWLPQAPAPRLDLDLRADPRGVALDDVALTAGRSRIAGSGELTYAAGAGAAAAARLALELDADLADLGLGAGVSGTLRGPVALHARDLADPASFALSASLQAAGVGVPGVDGGLDGSLTLGGTLADPLVTATLTGTDRVRGTLSAGARPARGELTIDSDLAYGQFATDLTLGLQGGGAGASGTARYGDAVVLLADGRTTGEDGVTVTGAGRLTGWEASVSADLSEARLTGDLAALGGGLAGRLALTLGAATDAGPWLDAAVTGAAVGDVDLGAVSVTAAAPLAPLAVTGDHLSGALDVTSGSWSAAVAALEVGGGVKLDLTAAGTFAELQAVAAATGPDLDLQLNLTATAGNVVAELAGTAYGGAVTGRTERAEGPWTGALDLAGAELAGLRLSVTGTVMGEGALPQLVLSTAVEAVDGDLRVAGRATVTTAGITVDQVVSGGPTSVPLRLQGRVAPDADLSVATLASAPGASARAELPVISQVRLRAVPGLGLLAAGAVRLDVGPARLVLTGQDTTPRLSVQLVGLPQLRAVTTLEAADLLGLLTRAASEGLRFEGSDAAAGFLTVALAPTPRVTLDGFEARLAGITLSADGELSAAGANLAGAVTLATDLPLAGAAGAAAGPTEYTLPWTLTTAGAEWRLAYAGPLGRLTGTYAPGTAPDAVTLDVDLRLSGGAVTASLDHRGGRLSGSLQVDDLQLYPPGLGAVVVNATGSVADGRVGGSANLQSDAGRLAFSGSWGLADLLPPSLAVGAPRGGRLEARLRNLELADVPLVRERAPYLAGTVTGALQLRDGLVFGQFVSPELTAGGTSSAVEVAVSGALSSVDVSLRTRGATLTANLAGDRLSGSGRFERFPAQFLAHAVVGPSDVTADVTGVLRFDLPLSDPAAGYLRLATEEVRLERAGVPTVGNVTLTLDAGTVQVDRAEFAGLGRWEAAGLLRPDDLDFHLEAVDADFTPLLGLFPSLARLGMGAEGSLTIDVKGDLAQPSAVIASAGLDVEVAGSRYRLGGTRVALEGNALTVAAQLDGVSPLAGSLAVSGGARLDLAPFALGAVDVGFDGSLALPGVGVVEGVTGNLTQDADGDLALAVTGRLGEGTARLEGGLFPLDLHASGTGLSVAFPALMVASAVVDADLRLAGEAGGVALGGTITAAEVIVDPNARPPAPPEGAAAAPEPPQPALAALRFAGLAIRAPQRVLLTTNLGSGEAALDLVLSGTAAAPRLVGTASTLRGSLRFSGRDFTIDRAIATFGPSTGLYPALDVAAHTELDKSRVVAADNRVSFVTPREGQTFVVNLAFTGQVQAAPAEEGGFRFDVQPRVSSDARIEVAGDGPGSGVRAFTDAELMSLLTLGRFELNAGIIGTGGLGAAVAQGALDTAVDLLVVSELANAIRQALGLDVVEIRTSALSSLLDASEQPFGVSLRLGGYLNPDLFASYRIGTYDGPDRAYAITNEVLLSYGLGPLDLDITGRIDFPGAGVPDPPRPELGVSLSYAFSPTFALDAGVTLGTERSAFQVGVTLRW; this is encoded by the coding sequence TGAGCGCCGGTCGCCTCGGCGGCGAGATCGCGCTGCCGGCCGCCACCCCCGCCGGCGCCCTGCTCGCGCGAGTGAGTGCCGCCGGCACCTTGGCGGCGCCCGTCGCCACCGTCACGCTGGCGGGCGCCGCCGCGGGGAAGGTGGTGGCCACGCCGACCGAGGGCGTGGACGCGCGCCTCAGCGTGCCCGCACCCGGCCTGGTGGCGGCCGTGCCCGCGCTCGCGGCGCTCGGCGGGGCGCTCGAGCAGCCGCTGAGCGTCCACGCCACCCTGGCGCCCACCGGCGTCTGGACGGCCGAGGCGAGCGCCAGCCTCGAGGCCGGCGCCACCACCGGCGGGCTGCTCGTCGAGCTGAGCGGCACGGGCCTCGACTACTCCGGCAGGGCGGTCGTCGAGGGCGGCGGCGCCCCCCTCGCCGCGGCCGAGCTGACGGGCACGGGCGCGGCACTGCGCGGCAGCCTCGACCTCGGCGAGGTCGATTGGCCCGCCGTGGGCGCCGCCCTCGGGACCGACCTCCAAGTGACGGGCGGCGGGCTGCTCACCTTCGCCACCGACCCTCCCAGCGCCGGCCTGACGCTCGACCTCACCGCCGACGTGGCCGGCAACGAGCTGCGCCTGCGCGGCACTGCGCCCGACGACCTCCACCTCGCCCTCGCCGGACCGGCGGGCCAGCTCGAGGGGCTCCTCGCCTGGCGCGCCGCCGCTCCCGGTGCGGCGGCGGGCGCCGCCGGCCCGCAGGCGCGGCTGGTGGGCACCTACGGCGCCGTGCCCGTCGAGGTGGTCGTCGAGGCGGTCGACGAGGCGGTCGACGTGGCGACCGGGGCGCCGGATGCGCCGCCCGGCGACGGTGGGGGCGGCCCGGGCGCCCCGGGCGGGACCGCAGGCGGCGTGGCCGGCGCCGCCACAGACGGCGCGGCCGGCGGGGCAACCGGCACCGCGATCGGCGCCGCGACCGGCGGCCTCGGTCTGCGCGCCCGCTACGGCGCGGCCACCCTCACCGCGCGCCTGCTGCCAACGCCCGAGACGCCCGGCCCCCGCGCCCTCACCGCCCACCTCGACGCGCCCCCGGGCAGCCTCGTCGCCTACGGGGTGGCGGCGGACGCCGCCTTGGCGCTCGACGGCACCGACCTGAGCATCACGGCGCTGACGGGCAGCGTAACCGGCCTGCTGCCGGACGGCGCGCCGCTCACGCTTACGGCGGCCGGACCCGTCACCGGCCCGGCGGGAACCGCGCTGGCGGGCACGATCGCCACCCCGGCGGTGACCGACGCCGCCGGCTTCGAGCTCAGCGCGGCGGCGGCCACGGTGCGCTGGCGCGGGGCCACGCTCGGCTGCGCCACCGACCTGAGCGCCTGCGACCTGCGCGGCACCGCCAACGCGGACGACCTCGCCGCCCTCCTCGCCCCCTTCCCCACCGCCGCGGGCGCGGTCGACGCGCTGGCGCCCACCGTGACCGCCGACCTGGCCTGGTCGGTCGGGGGCGGCTTCACCGGCACCCTCGCCGCAGCGGCGCGGGCCGACGTGCCGGCGCTGGGCGAACCGGTGACGCTCACGCTGGCGGCGCGCGGGGAGGGTCGCCTCGCCGTCCACGCGACCGCGACGCAACCCGGCGCGGCCGCCGCGCGCCCCGGCGCGCCCGCCGACGACGCCCTCGCGACCCTCGACCTCACCCTCGCCGCCGACCCGCGCACCGACCCCGGCCTGAGCGGCAGCGCGGCCCTCCGCCTCGCCGCCGCCGACGTCGCGCTGCTCGAGCAGCTCGGCCTGAGCGCCCACCTGACGCCCGCGGGCGTGGAGCCCACTACCCTGACGGCCGACCTGAGCGTGGCCGGCACGCTGGGCGCCCCCACCCTCCGCGGCACCGCCACGCTGGGCGGGCCCCTCGCCGCGAGCGGCCCGCTGAGCTACGGCGCGGCCGTGGGCGGCGCCCCGCGCGCGAGCCTCGAGCTGACGGGCCCGGCGCTCGACCTGGCGCTCACCCTCACGGGCGGCCCGACCGTTGCCTGGGAGGCCGACGCCAAGGTGACGGGACTCGACCTCGGCCCCTGGTTGCCGCAGGCGCCGGCGCCCCGCCTCGACCTCGACCTGCGCGCCGACCCGCGCGGCGTGGCGCTCGACGACGTGGCGCTGACCGCCGGCCGCTCGCGCATCGCGGGCAGCGGCGAGCTGACCTACGCCGCCGGGGCGGGCGCGGCGGCCGCGGCGCGGTTGGCGCTCGAACTGGACGCGGACCTGGCGGACCTGGGCCTGGGCGCCGGCGTGAGCGGCACGCTGCGCGGGCCCGTCGCGCTCCACGCGCGCGACCTGGCCGACCCGGCCAGCTTCGCCCTCTCCGCCTCCCTCCAGGCCGCCGGCGTCGGCGTGCCGGGCGTCGACGGCGGCCTGGACGGCTCGCTCACCCTCGGCGGCACCCTGGCCGACCCGCTCGTCACCGCCACCCTGACGGGCACGGACCGCGTGCGCGGCACCCTGAGCGCCGGCGCCAGGCCCGCGCGGGGCGAGCTGACGATCGACAGCGACCTCGCTTACGGGCAGTTCGCCACCGACCTGACGCTCGGCCTGCAGGGCGGCGGCGCCGGGGCGTCGGGCACGGCCCGCTACGGCGACGCCGTCGTGCTCCTGGCGGACGGCCGGACGACGGGTGAAGACGGCGTGACCGTGACCGGCGCCGGGCGCCTGACGGGGTGGGAGGCGAGCGTGAGCGCCGACCTGAGCGAGGCGCGCCTAACGGGCGACCTCGCCGCCCTGGGCGGCGGCCTGGCCGGGCGGCTGGCGCTGACGCTCGGCGCCGCCACCGACGCTGGGCCGTGGCTGGACGCGGCCGTGACGGGCGCGGCCGTCGGCGACGTTGACCTCGGCGCCGTGAGCGTCACGGCCGCCGCGCCCCTCGCGCCCCTCGCCGTTACGGGCGACCACCTGAGCGGCGCGCTCGACGTGACCTCCGGGAGCTGGTCGGCCGCCGTGGCGGCGCTCGAGGTAGGCGGCGGGGTGAAGCTCGACCTGACGGCCGCCGGCACCTTCGCGGAGCTGCAGGCGGTGGCCGCGGCGACGGGACCCGACCTCGACCTCCAGCTGAACCTGACGGCCACGGCGGGCAACGTGGTCGCCGAGCTGGCCGGCACCGCCTACGGCGGGGCGGTGACCGGGCGCACCGAACGCGCCGAGGGGCCGTGGACGGGCGCGCTCGACCTGGCCGGCGCCGAGCTGGCGGGCCTGCGCCTGAGCGTGACCGGCACCGTGATGGGCGAGGGCGCGCTGCCGCAGCTGGTGCTGAGCACCGCCGTCGAGGCCGTCGACGGCGACCTGCGTGTGGCCGGGCGCGCCACCGTCACGACCGCCGGCATCACCGTCGACCAGGTGGTGAGCGGCGGCCCGACCTCCGTGCCGCTCAGGCTGCAGGGACGGGTGGCGCCGGACGCCGACCTGAGCGTGGCGACGCTGGCGTCGGCTCCCGGCGCGAGCGCGCGCGCCGAACTGCCCGTCATCTCGCAGGTGCGGCTCCGCGCCGTGCCGGGCCTCGGGCTGCTCGCCGCCGGCGCCGTCAGGCTGGACGTGGGCCCCGCCCGCCTGGTGCTGACCGGGCAGGACACGACGCCGCGCCTCAGCGTGCAGCTCGTCGGCCTGCCCCAGCTGCGCGCCGTGACCACCCTCGAGGCCGCCGACCTGCTGGGGTTGCTCACGCGCGCCGCGAGCGAGGGACTGCGCTTCGAGGGTAGCGACGCCGCCGCCGGCTTCCTCACCGTGGCGCTCGCCCCCACGCCGAGGGTCACCCTCGACGGTTTCGAGGCGCGCCTCGCCGGGATCACGCTCAGCGCCGACGGCGAGCTGAGCGCGGCGGGCGCGAACCTGGCGGGCGCCGTGACCCTCGCCACCGACCTCCCGCTCGCCGGGGCGGCTGGCGCCGCGGCGGGCCCCACGGAGTACACCCTCCCCTGGACGCTGACCACGGCGGGCGCCGAGTGGCGCCTGGCGTACGCGGGCCCGCTCGGGCGGCTCACGGGCACCTACGCTCCCGGCACGGCGCCCGACGCGGTGACGCTCGACGTCGACCTCCGCCTCAGCGGCGGCGCCGTGACCGCCAGCCTCGACCACCGCGGCGGCCGGCTGTCGGGCAGCCTGCAGGTCGACGACCTGCAGCTCTACCCGCCGGGCCTTGGCGCAGTGGTGGTGAACGCCACCGGCAGCGTCGCCGACGGGCGCGTGGGCGGCAGCGCCAACCTGCAGTCGGACGCGGGCCGACTGGCCTTCAGCGGCAGTTGGGGGCTCGCCGACCTGCTGCCGCCCAGCCTCGCGGTGGGAGCGCCGCGCGGCGGGCGGCTGGAGGCGCGCCTCCGCAACCTCGAGCTGGCCGACGTGCCCCTCGTCAGGGAGCGCGCCCCGTACCTCGCCGGCACGGTCACGGGCGCGTTGCAGCTCCGCGACGGCCTGGTGTTCGGGCAGTTCGTCAGCCCGGAACTCACGGCGGGCGGGACGAGCTCCGCCGTGGAGGTCGCCGTCAGCGGCGCCCTCTCCTCCGTCGACGTCAGCCTGCGCACCCGCGGCGCCACCCTCACCGCCAACCTGGCCGGCGACCGGCTGAGCGGCTCCGGGCGCTTCGAGCGCTTCCCGGCGCAGTTCCTGGCTCACGCCGTGGTCGGCCCGTCGGACGTCACCGCCGACGTCACTGGGGTGCTGCGCTTCGACCTGCCGCTGAGCGACCCGGCGGCCGGCTACCTGCGCCTGGCGACGGAGGAGGTGCGGCTCGAGCGGGCCGGCGTCCCCACCGTCGGCAACGTCACCCTCACCCTCGACGCCGGCACCGTGCAGGTGGACCGCGCCGAGTTCGCGGGTCTGGGGCGCTGGGAGGCCGCCGGCCTCCTGCGCCCCGACGACCTCGACTTCCACCTCGAGGCGGTCGACGCGGACTTCACGCCGCTGCTGGGCCTCTTCCCCTCCCTCGCGCGCCTCGGCATGGGCGCCGAGGGCTCGCTCACCATCGACGTGAAGGGCGACCTCGCCCAGCCGTCGGCGGTGATCGCCAGCGCCGGCCTCGACGTCGAGGTGGCCGGCAGCCGCTACCGCCTCGGCGGGACGCGGGTGGCGCTCGAGGGGAACGCGCTCACCGTCGCGGCGCAGTTGGACGGCGTGTCGCCCCTCGCCGGCAGCCTCGCCGTATCGGGCGGCGCGCGCCTCGACCTCGCCCCCTTCGCCCTCGGCGCGGTGGACGTCGGCTTCGACGGCAGCCTGGCGCTGCCCGGCGTCGGGGTGGTGGAGGGCGTGACCGGCAACCTGACGCAAGACGCCGATGGCGACCTCGCCCTGGCCGTCACGGGCCGGCTCGGCGAGGGCACGGCGCGGCTGGAGGGCGGCCTCTTCCCCCTCGACCTGCACGCCTCGGGCACCGGCCTGAGCGTCGCCTTCCCCGCCCTCATGGTCGCCAGCGCCGTGGTTGACGCCGACCTGCGCCTGGCGGGCGAGGCGGGCGGCGTGGCGCTGGGCGGCACCATCACGGCCGCCGAGGTGATCGTCGACCCCAACGCGCGCCCGCCCGCGCCGCCCGAGGGCGCCGCCGCGGCCCCGGAGCCGCCGCAACCGGCGCTGGCGGCGCTGCGCTTCGCCGGGCTGGCCATCCGCGCCCCGCAGCGCGTGCTCCTCACCACCAACCTGGGCTCCGGCGAGGCGGCGCTCGACCTGGTGCTGAGCGGCACGGCCGCCGCGCCGCGCCTGGTGGGCACCGCCAGCACCCTGCGCGGCAGCCTGCGCTTCTCCGGGCGCGACTTCACCATCGACCGCGCCATCGCCACCTTCGGACCCAGCACCGGCCTCTACCCCGCCCTCGACGTGGCGGCGCACACGGAACTCGACAAGTCGCGCGTCGTGGCGGCCGACAACCGCGTGAGCTTCGTGACGCCGCGCGAGGGGCAGACGTTCGTGGTGAACCTCGCCTTCACGGGCCAGGTGCAGGCCGCTCCCGCCGAGGAGGGCGGCTTCCGGTTCGACGTGCAGCCGCGCGTGTCGTCCGACGCCCGCATCGAGGTGGCGGGCGACGGTCCCGGTAGCGGCGTGAGGGCCTTCACGGACGCGGAGCTCATGAGCCTCCTCACGCTCGGGCGCTTCGAGCTGAACGCCGGCATCATCGGCACGGGCGGGCTCGGCGCGGCGGTGGCGCAGGGCGCGCTCGACACCGCCGTCGACCTCCTCGTGGTCAGCGAGCTGGCCAACGCCATCCGCCAGGCGCTCGGCCTCGACGTGGTCGAGATCCGCACCTCGGCGCTCTCGAGCCTCCTCGACGCGAGCGAGCAGCCGTTCGGGGTGTCGTTGCGCCTCGGCGGCTACCTGAACCCCGACCTGTTCGCCAGTTACCGGATCGGCACCTACGACGGACCGGACCGCGCCTACGCCATCACCAACGAGGTGCTCCTGTCGTACGGGCTCGGGCCGCTCGACCTGGACATCACCGGCCGCATCGACTTCCCCGGCGCCGGCGTGCCAGACCCGCCCCGTCCCGAGCTCGGCGTCTCCCTCTCCTACGCCTTCAGCCCCACCTTCGCCCTCGACGCGGGCGTCACCCTCGGCACGGAGCGCAGCGCCTTCCAGGTGGGCGTGACCCTGCGGTGGTGA
- a CDS encoding acylphosphatase has translation MAAGANVRRFTAIVSGRVQGVGFRQFVRRHATDLGVRGHVENLADGRVEVVAEGEQDALDVLLVRLRRGPTHAEVSGVEVEWAEGGGALPGFHVY, from the coding sequence ATGGCAGCAGGCGCCAACGTCCGTCGCTTCACCGCCATCGTCTCCGGCAGGGTCCAGGGGGTGGGCTTCCGCCAGTTCGTCAGGCGCCACGCCACCGACCTGGGCGTCAGGGGGCACGTGGAGAACCTCGCCGACGGGCGCGTGGAGGTGGTGGCGGAGGGGGAGCAGGACGCCCTCGACGTGCTGCTCGTGAGGTTGCGGCGCGGCCCCACCCACGCGGAGGTCAGCGGCGTCGAGGTGGAGTGGGCGGAGGGTGGCGGCGCGCTGCCGGGGTTCCATGTCTACTGA
- the trpC gene encoding indole-3-glycerol phosphate synthase TrpC has protein sequence MEGVLGGIARERAADYAAEPRGGAAPAPTRPGFGAALRAAKAGAGAALPVAVIAEIKRSSPSQGAIAPLDPVAAARAYAAGGAAALSVLTEPRHFGGSLSFLTDVAAAVPLPLLRKEFVVHPAQVREAAAFGASAVLLMVSVLGGATADYLRYAQALGLEALVEVHDEAELEVAMAAGASVLGVNNRDLRSLAVHLGTAPRLIAVARAAGFAGLAVAESGYRAHAELTELVGVADAVLVGTSLAGSGDLTASLRRLRGA, from the coding sequence ATCGAGGGCGTCCTGGGCGGCATCGCGCGCGAGCGCGCCGCGGATTACGCGGCGGAGCCGCGGGGCGGGGCGGCGCCCGCGCCAACGCGGCCCGGCTTCGGCGCGGCGTTGCGCGCCGCCAAGGCGGGCGCGGGCGCGGCGCTGCCCGTGGCCGTCATAGCCGAGATCAAGCGCTCGAGCCCGAGCCAGGGCGCCATCGCGCCCCTCGACCCGGTCGCGGCCGCGCGCGCCTACGCGGCGGGGGGCGCGGCCGCCCTCAGCGTGCTCACGGAGCCGCGGCACTTCGGCGGCTCGCTCTCCTTCCTGACCGACGTGGCCGCCGCCGTGCCCCTGCCGCTACTGCGCAAGGAGTTCGTGGTGCACCCGGCGCAGGTGCGCGAGGCGGCGGCGTTCGGCGCGAGCGCGGTGCTGCTGATGGTCAGCGTGCTGGGCGGCGCCACGGCCGACTACCTGCGCTACGCGCAGGCGCTCGGCCTGGAGGCGCTGGTGGAGGTGCACGACGAGGCCGAGCTCGAGGTGGCCATGGCCGCGGGCGCGAGCGTCCTGGGCGTCAACAACCGCGACCTGCGGAGCCTGGCGGTGCACCTGGGGACGGCGCCGCGCCTGATCGCAGTGGCGCGCGCCGCCGGCTTCGCCGGCCTGGCCGTGGCGGAGTCAGGCTACCGGGCGCACGCCGAGCTGACCGAGCTGGTGGGGGTGGCGGACGCCGTGCTGGTGGGCACCAGCCTGGCCGGCAGCGGCGACCTCACGGCGAGCCTGCGGCGGTTGCGGGGCGCCTGA
- a CDS encoding insulinase family protein, with protein MPSEPAPLGAIQELTLANGLRVVYAAMPWLPTLSAALSLPFGSATDPAGREGSANVLHEWLQRGAGAMGSREYSDALLDLGARRGGGSGREASSLSLAFLGEVTGPALELLAAAVREPRLADAEFEPSRELALQELHSLQDAPTQRLFEALQERLFAGPQRRSAYGTAEGLAALDPAGVRADAAARLGPDGAVLGLAGGGDWEHLAAAAERAFGGWRGASVAVPAAEFAPVGRHHVDADSSQVQIGLGFPSPAPGTDDMYVYLVALEVLSGSMGARLFTEVREKRGLVYSVSAFYRALRGCGYTLGYAGTTTERAGETLEVYLAELKRLAAGVSADEFDRARTGLLSNVVMAGESTGGTAGRLANDVALFGRPRTLAEITERIEGVTLEGVNDYLAANPIPEPTVVTLGPKA; from the coding sequence ATGCCTTCAGAACCAGCGCCGCTTGGCGCCATCCAGGAGCTGACGCTGGCGAACGGCCTGCGCGTGGTGTACGCAGCCATGCCGTGGTTGCCAACCCTGAGCGCGGCGCTCTCGTTGCCGTTCGGCTCTGCCACCGACCCGGCGGGCAGGGAGGGTTCGGCCAACGTGCTGCACGAGTGGCTGCAGCGCGGCGCCGGCGCCATGGGCTCGCGCGAGTACTCGGACGCCCTGCTCGACCTCGGGGCGCGCCGCGGCGGTGGCAGCGGGCGCGAGGCGAGCAGCTTGAGCCTCGCCTTCCTCGGCGAGGTGACGGGGCCCGCCCTCGAGCTGCTGGCGGCCGCCGTGCGCGAGCCGCGCCTGGCCGACGCGGAGTTCGAGCCCAGCCGCGAGCTGGCGCTGCAGGAGCTGCACTCGCTGCAGGACGCCCCCACCCAACGACTCTTCGAGGCGCTGCAGGAGCGGCTGTTCGCCGGGCCGCAGCGCCGCAGCGCCTACGGCACGGCGGAGGGCCTGGCCGCCCTCGACCCGGCGGGGGTGCGCGCGGACGCCGCGGCGCGCCTCGGGCCGGACGGGGCCGTGTTGGGCCTGGCCGGCGGCGGCGATTGGGAGCACCTGGCCGCCGCGGCGGAGCGGGCGTTCGGGGGCTGGCGCGGCGCGAGCGTGGCCGTGCCGGCCGCAGAGTTCGCCCCGGTGGGGCGGCATCACGTCGACGCCGACTCGAGCCAGGTGCAGATCGGCCTCGGCTTCCCGAGCCCGGCGCCCGGCACCGACGACATGTACGTCTACCTCGTGGCGCTCGAGGTCCTCTCCGGCAGCATGGGCGCGCGCCTCTTCACGGAGGTGCGCGAGAAGCGCGGCCTCGTCTACTCGGTCAGCGCCTTCTACCGCGCCCTGCGCGGCTGCGGTTACACCCTCGGCTACGCGGGCACCACCACGGAGCGCGCCGGCGAGACCCTCGAGGTCTACCTCGCCGAGCTGAAGCGCCTGGCGGCGGGGGTGAGCGCCGACGAGTTCGACCGCGCCCGCACCGGCCTGCTCAGCAACGTGGTCATGGCGGGCGAGTCGACGGGCGGCACCGCCGGTCGCCTCGCCAACGACGTCGCGCTGTTCGGCCGGCCCCGCACGCTGGCGGAGATCACCGAACGCATCGAAGGAGTGACGCTAGAGGGCGTGAACGACTACCTGGCCGCCAACCCCATCCCCGAACCGACCGTCGTGACGCTAGGGCCCAAGGCGTGA
- a CDS encoding insulinase family protein — protein MGYLVHAGSRDETAELAGVSHFLEHMTFKGNEAFSADDINRSFDELGAEYNAYTSEERTVYYGAVVANRAGELLDVLTQLMRPSLRQADFDMEKNVILEEIAMYQDRPARRLFEHANERFWNSHPLGNSVLGTAESVGALTREQMQAYFDRRYAPGNVILAVAGNYDWEAVLAHAHANAGTWPSFEAERLKPAAHPRAGREALVDAGLHRLHAAYYAPGVALEAEARTAAALLASVIGAGDGSRLYWELVDKGLADNASLAHEPQEGAGAFVGYVSTAPERAEEVLSAYLRVVRGAQDDAPTPDEWRRAQLRTATGLTLRAETPMGRFMSFAAQYQSLGEYRSVTDMVDEVMGTPLEAGLALLAGRPFDADFVLTLGPG, from the coding sequence ATGGGTTACCTCGTGCACGCCGGCTCTCGCGACGAGACGGCCGAGCTGGCGGGCGTGTCGCACTTCCTCGAGCACATGACGTTCAAGGGGAACGAGGCGTTCAGCGCCGACGACATCAACCGCTCCTTCGACGAGCTGGGCGCCGAGTACAACGCCTACACGAGCGAGGAGCGCACCGTCTACTACGGCGCGGTGGTGGCGAACCGCGCCGGCGAGCTCTTGGACGTGCTCACGCAGCTAATGCGGCCCTCCCTCAGGCAGGCGGACTTCGACATGGAGAAGAACGTCATCCTGGAGGAGATCGCCATGTACCAGGACCGCCCCGCCAGGCGCCTCTTCGAGCACGCCAACGAGCGCTTCTGGAACTCGCACCCGCTGGGGAACAGCGTGCTGGGCACTGCCGAGAGCGTTGGGGCGCTCACGCGGGAGCAGATGCAGGCGTACTTCGACAGGCGTTACGCGCCCGGCAACGTCATCTTGGCCGTGGCGGGCAACTACGACTGGGAGGCCGTGCTGGCGCACGCTCACGCCAACGCGGGCACGTGGCCGTCGTTCGAGGCGGAGCGGCTCAAGCCCGCCGCTCACCCGCGTGCGGGGCGCGAGGCGCTCGTCGACGCCGGCCTGCACCGCCTGCACGCCGCCTACTACGCCCCGGGCGTGGCGCTCGAGGCCGAGGCGCGCACGGCGGCGGCGCTCCTCGCCAGCGTGATCGGCGCGGGGGACGGCAGCCGCCTCTACTGGGAGCTGGTCGACAAGGGCCTGGCCGACAACGCCTCCCTGGCGCACGAGCCGCAGGAGGGGGCGGGCGCGTTCGTGGGTTACGTGTCCACCGCGCCGGAGCGGGCCGAGGAGGTGCTGAGCGCCTACCTGCGGGTGGTGCGGGGCGCCCAGGACGACGCGCCGACGCCCGACGAGTGGCGCCGCGCGCAACTGCGCACGGCCACGGGCCTGACGCTGAGGGCCGAGACGCCCATGGGGCGCTTCATGTCGTTCGCGGCGCAGTACCAGTCGCTCGGTGAGTACCGCAGCGTGACCGACATGGTCGACGAGGTCATGGGCACGCCCCTCGAGGCGGGCCTGGCGCTGCTGGCGGGGCGCCCGTTCGACGCCGACTTCGTGTTGACGCTCGGTCCCGGTTGA